The Longimicrobium sp. genome includes a window with the following:
- a CDS encoding metal ABC transporter permease gives MDFFSDYTLRIVALGAAALGMTSGALGSYAVLRKQSLLGDAISHAALPGIALAFLLTGSKAPLVLVLGAAVAGWVGTLVVMKIVNATRVKEDSALGIVLAVFFGAGLVLLTIIQKRPDASQAGLDRFLFGQAATLLWRDVVMIATLGGLALGVAALFWKEFKLLAFDPDYGASLGLPMRGLDVLLTSVLVVSIVIGLQTVGVVLMSAMVVAPASAARQWTDRMGTMILLAGGIGALAGVSGAIISSMSQHVPTGPTIVLCLTVLVLFSMALAPNRGLVWAAVRQARNRRTLHMHAVLADLNELAVQHGGAHHGHATAVLEAAHPGARHELEELEQRGWATRAGDDWSITAAGQAEALRGGPGTRGRGDDEEDAR, from the coding sequence ATGGACTTCTTTTCCGACTACACGCTGCGCATCGTGGCGCTGGGCGCGGCCGCGCTGGGAATGACGAGCGGCGCGCTGGGCTCGTACGCCGTGCTCCGCAAGCAGAGCCTGCTGGGCGACGCCATCAGCCACGCCGCGCTGCCGGGGATCGCCCTGGCCTTTCTGCTCACCGGCAGCAAGGCGCCGCTCGTCCTGGTCCTTGGCGCGGCGGTGGCGGGATGGGTGGGAACGCTGGTGGTGATGAAGATCGTCAACGCCACCCGGGTGAAGGAGGACAGCGCGCTGGGGATCGTCCTCGCCGTCTTCTTCGGCGCAGGCCTGGTGCTGCTGACCATCATCCAGAAGCGCCCCGATGCCAGCCAGGCGGGGCTGGACCGCTTTCTCTTCGGCCAGGCGGCCACGCTGCTGTGGCGCGACGTGGTGATGATCGCCACGCTCGGCGGGCTGGCCCTGGGGGTGGCCGCGCTCTTCTGGAAGGAGTTCAAGCTGCTGGCCTTCGATCCCGACTACGGCGCCAGCCTGGGGCTGCCCATGCGCGGGCTGGACGTTCTGCTGACTTCCGTGCTCGTGGTCTCCATCGTCATCGGCCTGCAGACCGTGGGCGTGGTGCTGATGAGCGCGATGGTCGTGGCGCCCGCCTCGGCCGCGCGGCAGTGGACGGACCGCATGGGAACCATGATCCTGCTCGCTGGCGGAATCGGCGCGCTGGCGGGCGTGTCGGGGGCGATCATCAGCAGCATGAGCCAACACGTGCCCACCGGGCCGACGATCGTCCTGTGCCTTACGGTGCTGGTGCTGTTTTCGATGGCCCTCGCGCCCAACCGGGGGCTGGTGTGGGCCGCCGTGCGCCAGGCGCGCAACCGCCGCACCCTTCACATGCATGCGGTGCTGGCGGACCTGAACGAGCTGGCCGTGCAGCACGGCGGCGCGCATCACGGGCACGCGACGGCCGTGCTGGAGGCGGCGCACCCCGGGGCGCGGCACGAGCTGGAGGAGCTGGAGCAGCGCGGCTGGGCCACGCGCGCGGGCGACGACTGGTCCATCACCGCGGCGGGGCAGGCGGAGGCGCTCCGCGGCGGTCCCGGCACCCGGGGCCGGGGCGACGACGAGGAGGACGCGCGATGA